A window from Melopsittacus undulatus isolate bMelUnd1 chromosome Z, bMelUnd1.mat.Z, whole genome shotgun sequence encodes these proteins:
- the LINGO2 gene encoding leucine-rich repeat and immunoglobulin-like domain-containing nogo receptor-interacting protein 2 has product MHHTAVSCWQPFLGLAMLLVFMGTTIGCPARCECSAQNKSVSCHRRRLMSIPEGIPIETKILDLSKNRLKGVNPEEFTSYPLLEEIDLSDNIVANVEPGAFNNLFNLRSLRLKGNRLKLVPLGVFTGLSNLTKLDISENKIVILLDYMFQDLHNLKSLEVGDNDLVYISHRAFSGLLSLEQLTLERCNLTAVPTEALSHLHNLISLHLKQLNINALPAYAFKRLFRLKNLEIEAWPLLDMLPANSLYGLNLTSLSITNTNLSAVPYSAFKHLVYLTHLNLSYNPISTIEAGMLSDLVRLQELHMVGAQLHTIESHAFQGLRFLRVLNVSQNLLETLEENVFHSPKSLEVLCINNNPLACDCRLLWILQRQPTLQFGSQPPMCAGPDSVKERSFKDFHSTALSFYFTCKKPKIQDKKLQYLVVEEGQTVQLMCNADGDPQPTISWVTPRRRLITAKSNGRATVLGDGTLEIRFAQDQDTGIYVCIASNAAGNDTYSASLMVKGFTSDRFLYANRTPMYMTDSNDTSSNGTNANTFSLDLKTILVSTAMGCFTFLGVVLFCFLLLFVWSRGKGKHKTSIDLEYVPRKNNGAVVEGEVTGPRRFNMKMI; this is encoded by the coding sequence AGTCTTCATGGGCACCACCATAGGCTGCCCGGCCCGCTGTGAATGCTCAGCACAGAACAAGTCTGTCAGCTGTCACCGAAGGCGTCTGATGTCCATCCCAGAGGGCATTCCCATTGAGACCAAAATCTTGGACCTCAGCAAGAACCGACTGAAGGGTGTCAACCCTGAGGAATTCACATCGTACCCTTTGCTGGAGGAGATTGACCTCAGTGACAATATAGTCGCTAATGTGGAGCCTGGAGCCTTTAACAACCTCTTCAACTTGCGCTCCTTGAGGCTGAAAGGAAACCGTCTGAAGCTGGTCCCCCTTGGGGTGTTCACTGGGTTGTCAAACTTAACAAAGCTCGATATAAGTGAAAACAAGATTGTCATTTTGCTCGACTACATGTTCCAAGATCTACATAACCTAAAATCCCTGGAGGTTGGGGACAATGATTTGGTTTATATATCACACAGGGCCTTTAGTGGACTGCTTAGCCTGGAGCAGCTCACCCTGGAAAGATGCAACCTTACAGCTGTACCAACAGAAGCTCTTTCTCACCTCCACAATCTCATCAGTCTGCATCTGAAACAGCTCAACATTAACGCTTTGCCGGCATATGCCTTTAAAAGACTTTTTCGCCTGAAAAACCTAGAGATAGAGGCCTGGCCCCTCCTGGACATGCTACCTGCCAACAGTCTATATGGTCTCAACCTCACATCTCTTTCTATCACCAATACCAACCTGTCTGCAGTACCTTACTCTGCTTTTAAACATCTGGTTTACCTGACACATCTAAACCTCTCTTACAATCCTATCAGCACCATTGAAGCAGGCATGCTTTCAGATTTAGTGCGCCTGCAGGAACTCCACATGGTGGGGGCCCAGCTACATACCATTGAATCACACGCATTCCAAGGGCTCCGATTCTTGCGCGTGCTTAATGTGTCCCAAAACCTGCTAGAAACCCTAGAGGAGAATGTATTCCATTCTCCTAAAAGCCTTGAGGTCCTCTGCATTAACAACAACCCTCTAGCCTGTGACTGCCGTCTCCTTTGGATTTTACAAAGGCAGCCCACTTTGCAGTTTGGCAGCCAGCCACCAATGTGTGCTGGCCCAGACAGTGTCAAAGAGAGGTCATTCAAAGACTttcacagcacagctctttCCTTTTACTTCACCTGTAAGAAGCCCAAGATACAAGACAAGAAGTTGCAGTACCTGGTAGTGGAAGAAGGGCAGACAGTGCAGTTGATGTGCAACGCTGACGGAGATCCGCAACCTACCATATCCTGGGTTACCCCACGTCGGAGACTGATCACAGCTAAATCTAATGGAAGAGCCACTGTGCTAGGAGATGGCACCCTGGAGATCCGATTTGCTCAAGACCAGGACACTGGGATCTATGTTTGTATTGCAAGTAATGCAGCTGGGAATGACACTTATTCGGCTTCCCTTATGGTAAAGGGGTTTACCTCAGACCGTTTCCTTTACGCCAACAGGACCCCCATGTATATGACAGACTCCAATGACACAAGTTCCAATGGAACTAATGCAAACACCTTCTCTCTGGACCTTAAGACAATATTGGTGTCAACAGCTATGGGCTGTTTCACATTCCTTggagtggttttattttgcttcctccttctttttGTGTGGAGCCGAGGGAAAGgcaaacacaaaaccagcattGACCTTGAGTATGTCCCTCGCAAAAACAATGGTGCTGTGGTTGAAGGGGAGGTTACTGGACCACGGAGGTTCAATATGAAAATGATTTGA